The following proteins are co-located in the Castor canadensis chromosome 5, mCasCan1.hap1v2, whole genome shotgun sequence genome:
- the LOC109690676 gene encoding LOW QUALITY PROTEIN: beta-1,3-galactosyl-O-glycosyl-glycoprotein beta-1,6-N-acetylglucosaminyltransferase 7 (The sequence of the model RefSeq protein was modified relative to this genomic sequence to represent the inferred CDS: deleted 1 base in 1 codon; substituted 1 base at 1 genomic stop codon), whose amino-acid sequence MLSVVLLGSLKEKNSSNSNKNAFGAQNMSQLRATKSGLLVSAVICVFVFLYLRNTPPEEAEVEPTYTAVVECGFYPDELCSALFEGKEAAPQIASLCKTPRASEMLAYLRAPGKCSRISRRLRFITTALSAEEGNFSLAYIITVHEELVMFVQLLRAIYAPQNVYCIHFDNKAPRRNKVAVQTLANCFENIFISSRRQEVAYAGFTRLQADINCMKSLAHSEFQWNYVINLCGQDFPIKTNKEIIHYIRSKWNGKNITPGLIQPANTKPKTAQGHPKSSPEGSSYVSPNERFKXEPPHNLTIYFGSAYYVLTRKFVEFVLTDIHAKDMLQWSKDIHCPEQHYWVTLNRLKDAPGATLDAGWEGNIRAMKWRTEEGSIHDECKGHYVQDACVYGLGDLPWIIRSPSLFVNKFEPSTDPLVVTCLERQHRLKVLREAEVPVEPHWHFQQESYFNMKLKH is encoded by the exons ATGCTATCTGTTGTTCTTTTAGGaagcttaaaggaaaaaaattcaagcaaTAGTAATAAGAATGCATTTGGAGCTCAAAACATGAGCCAGCTTCGAGCCACCAAGTCCGGACTTCTCGTGAGTGCAGTGATCTGcgtctttgtctttctttatttAAGAAACACACCTCCTGAGGAAGCCGAGGTGGAGCCCACTTATACAGCAGTGGTAGAATGTGGCTTTTACCCAGATGAACTGTGTTCAGCTTTATTTGAAGGGAAAGAGGCAGCACCCCAAATTGCAAGCCTCTGTAAAACCCCTCGAGCTTCTGAAATGCTGGCTTACTTACGTGCACCAGGAAAGTGCTCCAGGATTTCCCGGAGGTTGCGTTTCATAACCACAGCCCTGTCTGCAGAGGAGGGAAATTTCTCTCTGGCATACATTATAACTGTCCATGAGGAGCTGGTCATGTTTGTGCAGCTCCTCAGAGCGATATATGCCCCTCAGAATGTTTACTGTATTCACTTTGACAACAAGGCCCCAAGGAGGAACAAGGTGGCTGTCCAGACCCTGGCCAACTGTTTTGAAAACATCTTCATCTCATCAAGGCGACAGGAGGTGGCATATGCTGGTTTTACAAGGCTACAGGCAGATATTAACTGCATGAAAAGC CTCGCTCATTCCGAGTTCCAGTGGAACTATGTCATTAACCTCTGTGGACAGGATTTTCCAATCAAAACCAACAAGGAAATCATACACTACATCAGAAGCAAATGGAATGGAAAAAATATCACTCCTGGACTAATCCAACCTGCAAACACTAAGCCCAAAACTGCTCAAGGTCATCCCAAGTCCAGTCCTGAAGGAAGTAGCTATGTATCTCCAAATGAACGATTCAAATGAGAGCCACCTCACAACTTAACAATTTACTTTGGAAGTGCCTACTATGTACTTACGAGGAAGTTTGTAGAGTTCGTACTGACTGACATTCATGCAAAAGACATGCTTCAGTGGTCCAAAGACATCCACTGCCCAGAACAGCACTACTGGGTAACCCTGAACCGACTAAAAG ATGCTCCAGGTGCTACACTAGATGCTGGCTGGGAAGGAAACATCCGAGCCATGAAATGGAGAACGGAGGAAGGAAGCATTCACGATGAATGTAAAg GCCATTATGTCCAAGATGCCTGTGTATATGGACTAGGAGACTTGCCATGGATAATTCGATCGCCTTCTTTGTTTGTCAACAAATTCGAGCCCTCAACAGACCCCCTTGTGGTCACATGCTTAGAGAGGCAGCACAGACTTAAAGTCCTAAGGGAGGCAGAAGTCCCTGTAGAACCACACTGGCATTTTCAACAGGAGAGTTATTTTAACATGAAACTGAAACACTAA
- the LOC109690663 gene encoding protein FAM209-like, translated as MWVLRWFLFLPLCLSCGYAFMFSSLREKAKEPQGKVPCGGHFRIRQNLPEHAQGWLGSKWLWLLFVIVLYMMLKFRGDSERNKEQSATSLRGCQFRSPLKKNQNASPNKEYAFNTLTQLEMDLVKFLSRVRNLKDTMATGSTLKLQSAEMPADPHNNITIYEIWGEEESE; from the exons ATGTGGGTGCTGAGATGGTTCCTGTTCTTGCCTCTGTGCCTCTCTTGTGGCtatgctttcatgttttcttcactGAGGGAGAAAGCCAAAGAACCCCAGGGGAAGGTGCCTTGCGGAGGGCACTTCCGGATTAGACAGAATCTTCCAGAGCATGCCCAAGGTTGGCTCGGGAGCAAATGGCTCTGGCTTTTGTTCGTTATTGTGCTGTATATGATGCTGAAGTTTCGGGGGGATAGCGAGAGGAATAAG GAGCAGAGTGCTACCAGCCTTCGAGGCTGTCAGTTTCGCTCTCCactaaagaaaaaccaaaatgctTCCCCCAACAAAGAGTATGCATTCAATACCCTAACCCAGCTCGAGATGGACCTGGTGAAATTTTTGTCCAGGGTTCGGAATCTTAAAGACACCATGGCAACTGGCAGCACCCTCAAGCTGCAAAGCGCAGAGATGCCTGCAGACCCACACAATAACATCACCATCTACGAGATCTGGGGAGAAGAGGAGTCTGAGTGA